A window of Polaribacter litorisediminis contains these coding sequences:
- a CDS encoding UDP-2,3-diacylglucosamine diphosphatase, whose amino-acid sequence MISITTSKNKKVYFASDQHLGAPTHEASFPREKKFVAWLDEIKEDAEAIFLLGDLFDFWFEYKTVVPKGFVRTLGKLAEIKDSGIPIYFFVGNHDMWMHDYFKKELNIPVFHKPQVFKINNKIFFIGHGDGLGPKDNGYKRMKKVFTFPLFKWLFRWLHPDLGVRLGQYLSVKNKMISGDDDAKYLGEEKEWLVQYCRRKLSQAHYDYFVFGHRHLPLEVQLEENSMYLNLGDWIQYFTYGEFEDSFKILKYNQ is encoded by the coding sequence ATGATTTCAATAACCACTTCCAAAAATAAAAAAGTCTATTTTGCTTCAGACCAGCATTTAGGAGCGCCTACTCATGAAGCAAGTTTTCCTAGAGAAAAAAAGTTTGTTGCCTGGTTAGATGAAATAAAAGAAGATGCAGAAGCTATTTTTTTATTAGGCGATTTGTTTGATTTTTGGTTCGAATATAAAACAGTTGTTCCTAAAGGATTTGTAAGAACCTTAGGAAAGTTAGCTGAAATTAAAGATTCAGGAATTCCTATTTACTTTTTTGTGGGGAATCATGACATGTGGATGCATGATTATTTTAAAAAAGAATTAAACATTCCTGTTTTTCACAAACCCCAAGTTTTTAAGATTAACAATAAAATTTTCTTTATTGGCCATGGAGACGGTTTAGGTCCTAAAGATAATGGCTATAAACGTATGAAAAAAGTGTTTACCTTTCCTTTGTTTAAATGGCTTTTTAGATGGTTACATCCAGATTTAGGTGTTCGATTAGGGCAATATTTGTCTGTTAAAAACAAAATGATTTCAGGTGATGACGATGCCAAATATTTAGGCGAAGAGAAAGAGTGGCTAGTACAGTATTGTAGAAGAAAGTTATCTCAAGCACATTATGATTATTTTGTGTTTGGTCACAGACACTTGCCTTTAGAGGTGCAACTTGAAGAAAATAGTATGTATCTAAATCTTGGCGATTGGATTCAATATTTTACCTATGGTGAGTTCGAAGACAGCTTTAAAATTTTAAAATATAATCAATAA
- a CDS encoding TonB-dependent receptor, translating to MKQKDLMKFLVFSFLFMVPLTLAAQTIKGKVTDSSGEALPYMNIVEKGTSNGTTSNDVGEFSLDVKSLPTNIVISSMGFATKTVNVKDTSFLTIVVQEDNALEEVVVIGSRNPNRTAIDSPVPIDIVDIKELTAMAPQVNLNQILNFVAPSFTSNTQTISDGTDHVDPASLRGLGPDQVLVLINGKRRHTSSLINVNGTFGRGSVGTDLNSIPASAIKRIEVLRDGAAAQYGSDAIAGVINIVLNESVNELSLVVTTGAHFSSNSNGQTGGSDGQTTNISASYGLPIGDKGGLINFSGDFDVREDYNRMKEWEGTIFNGYNAVERVASAANYDTSRFLSLANGLDPASAAYATILNDLKGFANTAGYSSTATDGLSEMQSILGADATASELAARGLDRTDVNMRVGQSRVRGGRFFANFKLPLDDNGTELYSFAGLSSRAGNSAGFYRLPNQSRTFTPAYSNGFLPEINSTVSDQSLAVGIKGKIGDWNVDFSNAYGKNAFDYMIGNTYNASQGVASPTVFDAGGFSFTQNTTNLDVNRFFEDTFDGFGVAFGAEHRLENYEIIAGEEASYTQYQADGTAFTGVNGTTPLKDFFGNSRPGGSQVFPGFGPQNELSRSRSSVAAYVDLDAKFSETFSTTFATRYEDYSDFGSTLNFKLASILKASDNFRIRASFNTGFRAPSLHQLNFNSTSTIFQDGIPVEVGTFANDSKAAKLLGIPELKEETSNSFSAGFTAKLPESNITFTVDGYMVNINDRVVYTGQFRGPGTGTELDRLLIQANASAASFFANAIDTESKGVDVVITHKADLGSKTRLTTDLAGTFSQTRQVGGINSSQVLRDAGLESTYFPEDSRIFLEEAVPRTKVNLTNSLTTGKFNVFLRNVYFGEVSEATNTLANQQDFASKIVTDLSLGYKATENLTLTVGANNLLDVFPDRAIEANRSGGRFDWSRRSQQFGIGGRFLFARVSFNLK from the coding sequence ATGAAACAAAAAGACTTAATGAAATTTTTAGTATTTTCCTTCTTGTTTATGGTACCACTAACATTAGCGGCACAAACAATAAAAGGAAAAGTTACAGATTCATCTGGCGAAGCTTTGCCGTATATGAATATAGTAGAAAAAGGAACTTCTAATGGGACGACCTCAAATGACGTGGGTGAATTTTCTCTCGATGTAAAAAGTTTGCCAACAAACATTGTAATTTCTTCTATGGGTTTTGCTACAAAAACCGTAAACGTAAAGGATACCTCTTTTTTAACGATTGTTGTACAGGAAGATAATGCTTTAGAGGAAGTTGTGGTTATTGGTTCTAGAAACCCTAATAGAACAGCGATAGATTCTCCTGTGCCGATAGATATTGTAGATATTAAAGAATTAACAGCAATGGCACCACAAGTAAATTTAAATCAGATTTTAAATTTTGTGGCACCTTCTTTTACTTCTAATACACAAACTATTTCAGACGGTACAGATCACGTAGATCCTGCTTCTTTAAGAGGTTTAGGACCAGACCAAGTGTTAGTATTAATCAACGGAAAAAGAAGACACACTTCTTCTTTAATCAACGTAAATGGTACTTTTGGACGTGGTTCTGTAGGTACAGATTTAAACTCAATTCCAGCTTCTGCTATTAAAAGAATAGAAGTTTTAAGAGATGGTGCAGCAGCACAATATGGCTCTGATGCCATTGCGGGTGTAATTAACATTGTTTTAAATGAAAGCGTAAATGAATTGTCTTTAGTAGTGACTACTGGAGCTCATTTTAGTTCTAATTCAAATGGTCAAACAGGTGGTTCAGATGGTCAAACAACCAACATTAGTGCTAGTTATGGATTGCCAATAGGTGATAAAGGTGGCTTAATAAATTTTTCTGGAGATTTTGATGTTCGTGAAGACTACAATAGAATGAAAGAATGGGAAGGAACTATTTTTAATGGATACAATGCAGTAGAACGTGTGGCAAGTGCCGCTAATTATGATACTTCTAGATTTTTGTCTCTAGCAAATGGTTTAGATCCTGCTTCTGCAGCCTATGCAACCATTTTAAATGATTTAAAAGGATTTGCAAATACTGCAGGTTATAGCTCAACTGCTACCGATGGTTTGTCTGAAATGCAATCAATTTTAGGAGCAGATGCTACTGCATCTGAGCTAGCAGCAAGAGGTCTTGATAGAACAGATGTAAACATGAGAGTGGGTCAATCTAGAGTACGTGGAGGTCGTTTCTTTGCCAACTTTAAATTGCCTTTAGATGATAATGGTACAGAATTGTACTCTTTTGCAGGTTTAAGTTCTAGAGCAGGTAATTCTGCAGGTTTTTATAGATTACCAAACCAAAGTAGAACGTTTACACCTGCTTACAGTAACGGTTTTTTACCAGAAATTAATTCAACAGTTTCCGATCAATCGTTAGCTGTGGGTATTAAAGGTAAAATAGGAGACTGGAATGTAGATTTCTCGAACGCTTATGGTAAGAATGCTTTTGATTATATGATCGGGAATACTTACAATGCATCGCAAGGTGTTGCATCACCAACTGTTTTTGATGCTGGTGGATTTTCTTTCACACAAAATACAACCAATTTAGACGTAAACCGTTTCTTTGAAGATACTTTTGACGGATTTGGAGTAGCATTTGGTGCAGAACACAGACTAGAAAATTACGAAATTATTGCGGGTGAAGAAGCTTCATATACGCAATATCAAGCTGATGGAACAGCGTTTACAGGTGTTAATGGAACCACTCCATTAAAAGACTTTTTTGGAAATTCTAGACCTGGAGGGTCTCAAGTATTTCCTGGGTTTGGTCCACAAAATGAATTGTCAAGGAGCAGAAGCAGTGTAGCTGCGTATGTAGATTTAGATGCAAAGTTTTCTGAAACCTTCTCAACAACTTTTGCTACACGTTACGAAGACTATTCAGATTTTGGTTCTACGTTAAACTTTAAGCTAGCCTCTATTTTAAAAGCTTCTGATAATTTTAGAATTAGAGCTTCATTTAATACTGGTTTTAGAGCACCGTCTTTACATCAATTAAATTTTAATTCTACTTCAACTATTTTCCAAGACGGAATTCCTGTGGAAGTAGGTACGTTTGCCAATGATAGTAAAGCAGCCAAGTTATTAGGAATTCCTGAGTTAAAAGAGGAAACTTCAAATAGTTTTAGTGCTGGTTTTACAGCGAAGTTGCCAGAATCTAATATTACGTTTACAGTAGATGGTTATATGGTCAATATAAATGATAGAGTTGTGTATACAGGTCAGTTTAGAGGGCCAGGAACAGGTACCGAGTTAGATCGTTTGTTAATTCAGGCAAATGCTAGTGCCGCTTCTTTCTTTGCAAATGCTATTGATACAGAATCTAAAGGTGTTGATGTTGTAATTACTCATAAAGCAGATCTTGGTTCAAAGACAAGATTAACAACAGATTTAGCGGGTACTTTTTCTCAAACTAGACAAGTAGGTGGTATCAATTCATCACAAGTTTTAAGGGATGCAGGTTTAGAAAGTACTTATTTTCCAGAAGACAGTAGAATATTTTTAGAAGAAGCTGTACCAAGAACTAAAGTAAACTTAACAAATAGTTTAACTACAGGCAAATTTAATGTTTTCTTAAGAAATGTATATTTTGGTGAAGTATCTGAAGCTACAAATACACTAGCAAATCAACAAGATTTTGCATCTAAAATAGTAACTGATTTATCTTTAGGTTATAAAGCTACGGAGAACTTAACGTTAACCGTTGGGGCTAATAACTTATTAGATGTATTTCCAGACAGAGCTATTGAAGCAAACAGAAGTGGAGGTCGTTTTGACTGGTCTAGAAGATCACAACAATTTGGTATTGGAGGTCGTTTCTTATTTGCAAGAGTAAGTTTTAACTTGAAATAA
- a CDS encoding S41 family peptidase, translated as MNKNNLPIYFSLAVILGILIGVFFGGSSNEVLSFSKSTSQEQKIKKLINFIEQDYVDDINTDSLLDGAITQMLGKLDPHSVYIPKENQQANIENMQGNFVGIGVQFRMIKDSITVVQPIKGGPSIKAGIKAGDRILMAGLDTLHGKKFRSNAIPKYLKGRPNTEVALQIYRKSNDSLFTVAIKRGNVNIKSVDLAYMINDSIGYIKLDRFARNTYREFKSSMKSLIDEGMTDLVLDLRGNGGGFIDIANRIIDEFLEKDKLMVFTKNNKNKIEEYFATSLGSFEKGGLYVLIDENSASASEIVAGALQDNDKGTIIGRRSFGKGLVQIEMDLGDGSAVRLTTAKYYTPTGRSIQKPYTKGEKNDYYKDYQKRILSGELLSKDSIPVIDSLQYKTPKGKIVYGGGGIIPDVFVGIDTTSYMSNFYFNTVNNFAFDYVDNNRKALSKWTVDSFVPDFDTDEVVLNAYLSEIKDKAKPSYKTKQSIKKYLKASIANTLFGDVGFYRIMHQDDKMLQKVLELESKNKKE; from the coding sequence ATGAATAAAAATAATTTACCAATATATTTTTCACTAGCTGTTATATTAGGCATCTTAATTGGTGTTTTCTTTGGTGGCAGTTCAAATGAAGTGCTTTCTTTTTCTAAAAGTACCTCTCAAGAACAAAAGATAAAAAAACTAATTAATTTTATTGAACAAGATTATGTAGATGATATAAATACAGACAGTTTATTAGACGGTGCCATTACACAAATGCTCGGTAAATTAGACCCACATTCTGTTTATATTCCGAAAGAAAATCAACAAGCCAACATAGAAAATATGCAAGGTAATTTTGTTGGAATTGGGGTTCAATTTAGAATGATAAAAGACTCCATTACGGTTGTTCAACCTATAAAAGGTGGCCCAAGTATAAAAGCAGGAATTAAAGCGGGCGATAGAATTTTAATGGCTGGTTTAGACACCTTGCATGGTAAAAAATTTAGAAGTAACGCCATTCCCAAATATCTAAAAGGAAGACCTAACACGGAAGTTGCCCTTCAAATTTACAGAAAAAGTAACGATTCTCTATTTACAGTTGCTATTAAACGAGGAAATGTAAATATTAAAAGTGTAGATTTAGCCTACATGATCAACGACTCTATAGGCTATATAAAGTTAGATCGTTTTGCAAGAAATACCTACAGAGAATTTAAATCTTCTATGAAAAGTTTAATCGATGAGGGCATGACAGACCTCGTTTTAGACCTACGCGGAAATGGTGGTGGTTTTATTGATATTGCCAATAGAATTATCGATGAGTTTTTAGAAAAAGATAAACTCATGGTTTTTACTAAAAATAACAAGAATAAAATTGAAGAATATTTTGCAACTTCACTGGGGTCTTTTGAAAAAGGTGGTTTGTATGTTTTAATTGATGAAAATTCAGCATCGGCATCAGAAATTGTGGCAGGAGCTTTGCAAGATAATGATAAAGGAACCATTATTGGAAGACGCTCTTTTGGTAAAGGCTTGGTGCAAATAGAAATGGATTTAGGTGATGGTTCTGCTGTTCGATTAACAACTGCAAAATACTACACGCCAACAGGTAGATCCATTCAAAAACCGTATACAAAAGGAGAAAAAAATGATTATTACAAAGATTATCAAAAAAGAATATTGAGTGGCGAATTATTAAGTAAAGACAGTATTCCAGTGATAGATTCTTTGCAATATAAAACCCCAAAAGGTAAAATAGTCTATGGTGGTGGCGGTATTATTCCTGATGTTTTTGTTGGTATTGATACCACCTCTTATATGTCTAATTTTTATTTTAATACGGTTAATAATTTTGCTTTTGATTATGTAGATAACAACCGAAAAGCACTATCAAAGTGGACTGTAGACAGTTTTGTGCCCGATTTTGACACTGACGAAGTTGTTTTAAACGCATATTTATCTGAAATAAAAGACAAGGCGAAACCATCTTATAAAACCAAGCAAAGCATAAAAAAATATTTAAAAGCCTCGATTGCCAACACGCTTTTTGGTGATGTAGGTTTTTATAGAATTATGCATCAAGATGACAAAATGTTGCAAAAAGTATTGGAGTTGGAAAGTAAAAATAAAAAGGAATAG
- a CDS encoding RNA polymerase sigma factor, giving the protein MSKEINFLVLESKKGKQKAQIQLYDLYCNAMFTISCRYLKNEEEAKDAMQDGFLKAFLNLNNYDMTTNFSAWLKTIIINTCIDKLKKKKLETVSLEKYPLEISNDEDWNFDPKISKQQIIEAIEKIDLKYQLVIKLYLMEGYDHQEIASILKIPIKTSRTHLRRGKLALRNLLKVEKYGT; this is encoded by the coding sequence ATGTCTAAAGAAATTAATTTTCTCGTTTTAGAAAGTAAAAAAGGCAAACAAAAGGCTCAAATACAACTGTACGATTTGTATTGCAACGCCATGTTTACTATTTCTTGTCGATATTTAAAAAATGAAGAAGAAGCCAAAGATGCTATGCAAGACGGATTCTTAAAAGCTTTTTTAAACTTGAATAATTATGATATGACCACAAATTTTAGCGCTTGGTTAAAGACGATTATTATAAATACTTGTATAGATAAACTTAAAAAGAAAAAATTAGAAACGGTTTCTTTGGAAAAATATCCTCTAGAAATTTCTAATGATGAGGATTGGAATTTCGATCCAAAAATTAGCAAACAACAGATTATTGAGGCAATCGAGAAAATTGATTTAAAATACCAATTAGTGATAAAATTATATTTGATGGAAGGTTATGACCATCAAGAAATAGCATCAATTCTAAAAATTCCAATAAAAACATCAAGAACACATTTAAGAAGAGGAAAATTAGCCTTGAGAAACCTTTTAAAAGTTGAAAAATATGGAACGTGA
- a CDS encoding deoxycytidylate deaminase — MTEEKQLKYDKAYLAMALEWGKLSHCKRKQVGALIVKDRMIISDGFNGTPTNFDNCCEDEEGNTKWEVLHAEANAILKVASSTQSAKNATLYITLSPCTQCSKLIHQAGIKRVVYAKDYRDSSGLNFLKKAGVEIKYLPYE, encoded by the coding sequence ATGACAGAAGAAAAGCAATTGAAATATGATAAAGCTTATTTAGCAATGGCGCTAGAATGGGGAAAATTGTCTCATTGCAAGCGCAAACAAGTAGGTGCCTTAATTGTAAAAGATAGAATGATTATTTCTGATGGTTTTAACGGAACACCTACTAACTTTGATAATTGCTGCGAAGACGAAGAAGGCAATACAAAATGGGAAGTTTTACATGCCGAAGCCAATGCAATCTTAAAAGTTGCTTCCTCAACACAATCAGCAAAAAATGCTACTTTATATATAACGCTATCTCCTTGCACGCAATGCAGTAAACTAATACATCAGGCAGGTATAAAACGGGTTGTATATGCAAAAGATTACCGAGATTCTTCTGGATTAAATTTTTTAAAAAAAGCAGGTGTAGAAATTAAGTACTTACCTTATGAATAA
- a CDS encoding HupE/UreJ family protein: MEDFLLYFKMGLNHVLDFSAYDHILFLIVLAVVFDHFQWRKVIWLVTLFTLGHSLTLALSAYGILKIRIDIIEFLIPLTIFITGVINIANAKTGATKKGNINLIFALFFGLIHGLGFSNYFKMMIGKEEDKLLPLIEFALGIELAQVIVVIGILIIGMLLKSIFRVDRRDWVLVCSSIVIGFSIQMMVDRVFW, encoded by the coding sequence ATGGAAGATTTTCTTTTGTATTTTAAAATGGGTTTAAATCATGTGTTAGATTTTTCTGCGTATGATCATATTTTATTTTTAATTGTTTTAGCGGTTGTTTTCGATCATTTTCAATGGAGAAAAGTAATCTGGCTCGTTACTTTATTTACACTTGGGCATTCTTTAACCTTAGCTTTATCTGCCTACGGAATTCTAAAAATAAGAATTGATATCATTGAATTTTTAATTCCGTTAACTATTTTTATAACAGGGGTTATCAACATTGCAAATGCTAAAACAGGAGCCACAAAAAAAGGGAATATCAATTTAATTTTCGCCCTATTTTTTGGGTTAATTCATGGTTTGGGTTTTTCTAATTATTTTAAAATGATGATTGGCAAAGAAGAAGACAAACTACTTCCTTTAATAGAATTTGCATTAGGTATTGAGCTAGCACAAGTTATTGTTGTTATTGGCATCTTAATTATAGGCATGCTGCTTAAAAGCATTTTTAGGGTAGATCGAAGAGATTGGGTTTTAGTTTGCTCTTCTATCGTAATTGGGTTTTCCATTCAAATGATGGTAGACAGAGTTTTTTGGTAA